TTCAACCGGGTGAAGGGCGCGGTCGCAATGTCGGCAATGAAGAGGAACAGGTTGGAGCCGTTCTGCTGGAGTTGGAAGTCGGCTGCACCGGATGCGACCGGGTCAGGGTCTGGGAAGAAACTCGTTCCCCGGTCAGTTGAGCGGAACTGGGCCATTCTGCCGGCATGGTGGTCAATCCCAAGAATCAGAACCGCACCGGTAGAGTCAACTGCTATCCTCAGTGCTTCAAGCGGTGCAGCAGTGCGGATGGTTGTTACGAGTCGCCAGTTAGGCTGAGGCGTTTCGAGTGAGCCTTTGCGAAACTGGATGTTGGAGTCGGTCTCGACAAAGCAGAAGTAGGCTGTGTCATGCATGAAACAGACATCAGGGCAACGGCCGTAACCCACCCTGACCGGTGGTTGCCAGACGTCGTTGACAAAGCAGCCGAGATAGACTTCAGCCCGGGGCCGGGAGCGGTAGCTTGAGAGCAGGTCATTGAACGCGAGGTATGTTATCGAGTCATTCCGGACAAGACGCAGGTTCTCAAAAGTATGGGACGACATCGGTGAAGCGGGTTGAGAGACTACTAGGAGTGATGGTGCAGACCAAGACCTACCGGCATCGCTAGACCGGCTGGCAAAGATCGCCCGACGCGGAGCACTGTATCCGTAGGAGAAACTGTCAGCCACGAATATGAGCCGCGCCTTGCTGCCCCAGAGGTCCAGGACCGGGGCCTTGGCCAAGCCGAGGTAGCGGAGCTGGTCAAGCGGTCGAGGAGCCCAGTCCGGGGTGCCAGCGGTATGGAAATTGTCGCCTGAGATGAAGTCGTGCTGTTTGGTTACGCGTAGCCCTTTGACGCCGACGTTCTTCAGTTTCAGACCGGTGTCGAAAATGGCGAGTTTGACCCCGGAGCCAAAGTAACCCTTGTAGAACAGTTCAGGCACGCCCATGAGCTGGGCCTGGTCGTAAGATGGGCCATAGAAACGATGTGCCTTTGCAGTGTCCAGCGCCTGGGACCGCACCTTGTGCACGGTGGAAAGTGGGAAGTTATGCTCCACCGGCTCGCGTTCGGTTCGTTCTGCCACCGTCCTGAGCTCGTGTACGAAAGGCAGCGAACGGACCGCATGAAGTGCGTGACCCGGCAAGTCAAAGCTGGCCGCGTTGAGCCAGCGCGATACGGTCCGGACTCGGCCGCCGAGCTTCTCGACTTCACGGATATACGCCTCGCGCACGGGCAGGTCGTCGAAGTCGTATCCGGGCCGGGAGCTCAGCCCACGACGCTTACGCTGTAGTGCCGGAGCATCTTCCTCAAACCGTTTGAGGGCAGCGCGATATTCGGTCTCAGTGAAGATACCCTTGTCAGTGAAGAATACCCAGACCGGCCGATTTTGGGGTTCGGGTATGCCGGCTCCGGTCGGAGGTCGGTAGAACACAGGGCCGGCAAGGAGTAAGCAAAGAAGGAACATGCCGGCTAGTCCTTGGCTAGACCGGCCAAAAGGCCAGTAAGTCCCAGCACGAGGATGCCGATGCCGACAAGCAGACAGATACCGAGGTTGATGATGCCGAGAATCAGACAGACCTTGCCGATTCGTTTTGTCTTGGGTGCGATGCCGCCGGTCATGAACAGAATTCCGTAGAACAGTCCGAAGAATGGATAAAGCGCGGACATAAGGTACACTGCAAAAAGCTGCATTAGATACAGGACATCCACCAATGCCTGCCAACGCTCCTTCTGGCGGGGCAAGAGGTCGGCTGTTTCGGTCAGACTTGGCCCGGTATCAGACAGCACGACGTTATGCTTCTCGTCAGCCACAGTCCACCTCCACCGGTGCGGACGGAACAGTTGATACCCCGCGCAGGAATCGAACCTGCAACCCACGGATTAAGAATCCGTTGCTCTGCCTAGTTGAGCTAGCGGGGCAGAATGTTACAACGCTGGACAGTTTGCGCTTCGGTCCGGCAGACGCGCCCGGCGCGACTTGAACGCGCAGCCTACGGGTTCGAAGCCCGGCGCTCTGTCCAGTTGAGCTACGGGCGCTCTTCTCAAGGGTGAGTGAGGGGATTCGAACCCCCAACATCCTGGGCCACAGCCAGGTGCTCTGACCAGGTTGAGCTACACTCACCACGGTGCGTGGCCGCAAGTATACCGGTTGTAGCTTGATTGTAAAGCTTGCGTCCATCACCCTCATTTACTTTCATCCTTTGACGAAAGCGGTGTCGTGAGTATATTTCATGCCCGTGAGTCAGACAGGACAAGAAACACAACTCAAGGAGCAACGAAGATGGCAAAGAAGATAAAGCGTCTGCTTGTTACCGGTGCAGTAGGACAGATTGGTTCTGAGCTGACCCTGGCGCTGCGCAAGCGCTACGGAGCCGAGAACGTGGTTGCGACCGGCCGGAAGACCCCGCCGAGTGAGGAGCTGAAAAACTCAGGGCCGTTCTACTTCATTGACGTGACGAAGCGCGAGTCACTCGAAGCGGTCGTCAAGAAGCACAACATTGATACCATCGTCCATATGGCGGCGATTCTGTCAGCAGTCGGTGAGAAGAACCCGATGCTCTGCTGGGACGTGAACATGAACGGCACGATTCAGGTGCTTGAGTGTGCGCGTGAGCACGACATGACCCAGGTTCTGATTCCCAGCTCGATTGCGGTGTTCGGCCCGGAGACGCCGAGAGAATGTACCCCGAACGATACCATCCTCAAGCCCAAGACAATGTATGGTGTGACCAAGGTTGCGGGTGAACTGCTTGGCGACTACTATTTCTACCGGTACGGTCTCGACGTGAGGGGATTGCGCTACCCTGGTATTATCTCGCACGAAACATTGCCGGGCGGCGGTACGACCGACTATGCGGTCGCGATCTACTACGAAGCGGTGAAACACCGGCGGTACACCTGCTTTGTACGAGAGGATACGCGACTGCCGATGATGTACATGCCGGATTGTTTGAAGGCGACAATGGACTTGATGGAAG
This genomic interval from candidate division WOR-3 bacterium contains the following:
- a CDS encoding S8 family serine peptidase — translated: MFYRPPTGAGIPEPQNRPVWVFFTDKGIFTETEYRAALKRFEEDAPALQRKRRGLSSRPGYDFDDLPVREAYIREVEKLGGRVRTVSRWLNAASFDLPGHALHAVRSLPFVHELRTVAERTEREPVEHNFPLSTVHKVRSQALDTAKAHRFYGPSYDQAQLMGVPELFYKGYFGSGVKLAIFDTGLKLKNVGVKGLRVTKQHDFISGDNFHTAGTPDWAPRPLDQLRYLGLAKAPVLDLWGSKARLIFVADSFSYGYSAPRRAIFASRSSDAGRSWSAPSLLVVSQPASPMSSHTFENLRLVRNDSITYLAFNDLLSSYRSRPRAEVYLGCFVNDVWQPPVRVGYGRCPDVCFMHDTAYFCFVETDSNIQFRKGSLETPQPNWRLVTTIRTAAPLEALRIAVDSTGAVLILGIDHHAGRMAQFRSTDRGTSFFPDPDPVASGAADFQLQQNGSNLFLFIADIATAPFTRLNLLRSTNFGLTWTLSSTLCDSLLTLGSFAADYSNQAGLNLAYETGGLLYRTSSTDQGTTWQTPALIDTAGFCYLPAAAADGSTLLFSWVKRGDDNVAWEESDTARFSFDQPDHGTRMASLICGYQPYSIVGIAPGVDLMVAKTEFHKTAGSRYYEYNLEEDTYVEALEWAESNGADIVSTSLGYRGWYSDDQLDGKTAPISRAAGIAAQKGLVVVTAIGNRDTTSYPWPRPYMTAPADAFGIIAAGGVERNLLPWRGTGTGPTADGRIKPELVALSDTVAVVAPDSVSGLEGSVGTSCATALIAGACALLKEAHPTWSADSLLAALFATATRSVPNCTVGFGVPQVDSAFRVFPPASGVSPTRQDELVPFPNPFLAGTNLKLYFAINLTRPSPEASISIFSTSGTLIDTLKLDVTPMSRPGRYSDVRTLDQIGAFWDGNNASGEPVSSGLYLAVLNTTYGSAVSKFCLVR
- a CDS encoding NAD-dependent epimerase/dehydratase family protein, producing MAKKIKRLLVTGAVGQIGSELTLALRKRYGAENVVATGRKTPPSEELKNSGPFYFIDVTKRESLEAVVKKHNIDTIVHMAAILSAVGEKNPMLCWDVNMNGTIQVLECAREHDMTQVLIPSSIAVFGPETPRECTPNDTILKPKTMYGVTKVAGELLGDYYFYRYGLDVRGLRYPGIISHETLPGGGTTDYAVAIYYEAVKHRRYTCFVREDTRLPMMYMPDCLKATMDLMEADLSRLKHHCDFNVGAMSFSAGELAASIRKYYPDFVCTYEPDFRQKIADSWPMALDDTPAREEWGWKPAYDLDAMTRDMLANLERKHKEGKI